A window of Mucilaginibacter sp. PAMC 26640 contains these coding sequences:
- a CDS encoding beta-glucanase precursor yields MKYLQICILVLAIAACTGCNKNDNQGSTVNKPANVTVTSMVSTDNSGKVTFAVTADNAVSYEFDFGNGYFQTSTSGNVNYQYPVAGTYTVKVTAKSASGMVTVQSVQVSVSAIETLVWSDEFNTNGAPDPGKWGFELGNNNGWGNNELEYYTARSDNAIVSNGTLKINLKKEDYQGYGYTSARMLTKGKFGFKYGRFEARAKLPAGGGTWPAIWAMGTNIDTTPWPGCGEIDIMEHVGNQQNKIFSTLHYPNHYGGGGISNNTIIPTASTDFHLYGFEWNATTIKFSVDGKVFHTFANDPSTPFNQNFFLILNVAMGGNFGGAVDPAVTGGTMEIDYIRVYR; encoded by the coding sequence ATGAAATACCTACAAATCTGCATCCTGGTACTGGCGATAGCCGCATGTACCGGCTGCAATAAAAATGATAACCAAGGCAGCACGGTAAATAAACCTGCCAACGTTACAGTAACATCAATGGTAAGCACTGATAATAGTGGCAAGGTAACTTTTGCTGTAACTGCCGATAATGCAGTATCCTATGAGTTTGATTTTGGTAATGGCTACTTCCAAACCTCAACAAGCGGTAACGTTAATTACCAATACCCGGTTGCGGGCACTTACACGGTGAAAGTAACTGCCAAAAGCGCAAGCGGAATGGTAACCGTGCAATCTGTTCAGGTTTCTGTTTCTGCTATAGAAACACTGGTATGGTCTGATGAATTCAACACCAACGGGGCACCTGATCCCGGCAAATGGGGTTTTGAACTGGGCAACAATAATGGCTGGGGCAATAACGAGCTGGAATATTATACTGCCCGCAGTGACAATGCCATTGTATCTAACGGCACCCTGAAGATCAACCTTAAAAAAGAAGACTACCAGGGTTATGGATACACATCAGCCAGGATGCTTACAAAAGGAAAATTCGGTTTCAAATACGGCCGTTTTGAAGCAAGGGCCAAGTTGCCAGCCGGCGGTGGTACCTGGCCGGCCATTTGGGCAATGGGAACTAATATCGACACAACGCCATGGCCCGGCTGCGGAGAAATAGATATTATGGAACATGTGGGTAATCAACAAAACAAGATCTTTTCTACCCTGCATTATCCAAATCATTACGGCGGCGGCGGCATCAGTAATAACACCATTATACCCACAGCCTCAACAGATTTCCATTTGTATGGCTTTGAGTGGAATGCAACAACCATTAAGTTTTCGGTTGATGGCAAGGTTTTCCACACGTTTGCTAATGATCCCTCTACGCCTTTCAATCAAAATTTCTTTTTGATCCTGAATGTGGCGATGGGCGGTAATTTTGGTGGCGCCGTTGACCCTGCTGTTACCGGCGGTACAATGGAAATAGACTATATCCGGGTTTACCGGTAA
- a CDS encoding glycan metabolism protein: protein MNKRYIKLIGVVMLLSTLTACKKWVENNPHDSFLVTDLDYLKSESDYRTMAISVYSPVQWLNQVVVIGDIASDNSVAGGENASDVLALQQIDDFTLTPVNSTLEDLFRVAYEGVNRANYMIQYKDKNKAGEVVTFNGKDALYGEVNFLRAYYYFTLVKMWGDVPLFTDRRLGLEDLKGLPRNPKAEVYAQIEKDLNAAIAALPATQSQKGRVTKYAAQALLGKVYLYENKFTEAAAILEPIITSNAYSLVSDYASIYLAAGENGPESVFEIQYTNGSPYYNWGGATRGQGNYAVQQNGVRGISGSASMPYAAGWSTNLPTQNLAAAYTAGDKRKDVTVLDIEAYKNAHPNYNLVYQVAPYKNTGLYNQKYLPRKGETSGQVELNYLNNFRVLRYSEVLLMAAEAINRSNGGDAKAQDYLNRVRARAFGDNLHNVTATGDALKQAIWNERRLELAMDGDRFFDLVRTGQAASKLQGFVAGKNELFPIPQEEINVSGITQNPGY from the coding sequence ATGAATAAAAGATATATAAAGCTGATTGGGGTGGTAATGCTGCTTAGCACACTCACAGCATGCAAAAAATGGGTAGAAAACAACCCGCACGATAGTTTTTTAGTAACTGACCTGGATTACCTGAAATCGGAAAGTGATTACCGCACCATGGCCATCAGCGTTTACTCGCCTGTACAATGGCTTAACCAGGTAGTGGTTATTGGGGATATTGCTTCAGATAATTCGGTAGCCGGTGGCGAAAACGCTTCAGACGTACTGGCGCTGCAGCAAATTGACGATTTCACCCTCACTCCTGTTAACTCTACGCTGGAGGATCTTTTCCGGGTGGCCTACGAAGGTGTAAACCGCGCCAATTACATGATCCAGTATAAGGACAAGAACAAGGCCGGCGAAGTGGTAACCTTCAATGGTAAGGATGCCCTTTATGGCGAAGTTAATTTCCTCCGCGCCTACTACTATTTTACACTTGTAAAAATGTGGGGAGATGTGCCGTTGTTTACAGACAGGCGACTGGGTTTGGAAGACCTGAAAGGTTTACCAAGAAACCCCAAAGCAGAAGTATATGCACAGATAGAGAAAGACCTTAACGCAGCTATAGCCGCATTGCCGGCAACACAGAGCCAAAAAGGCAGGGTCACTAAATACGCAGCACAAGCATTGCTAGGCAAGGTTTACCTGTACGAAAACAAATTTACCGAGGCGGCGGCTATATTAGAGCCCATCATCACATCCAACGCTTATTCACTGGTGAGTGATTACGCTTCCATCTATTTAGCAGCAGGCGAGAACGGCCCGGAGTCGGTTTTTGAAATTCAGTATACCAATGGCTCGCCGTATTACAACTGGGGCGGGGCAACGCGCGGCCAGGGTAATTATGCGGTACAACAAAATGGTGTGCGCGGTATCAGTGGCAGTGCATCAATGCCTTATGCGGCAGGATGGAGCACTAATCTGCCTACGCAAAACCTTGCAGCAGCTTATACCGCAGGCGATAAACGCAAAGATGTAACGGTATTGGATATAGAGGCTTATAAAAATGCTCATCCAAATTATAATTTGGTTTACCAGGTAGCTCCCTACAAAAACACAGGTTTATACAACCAGAAATATTTACCGCGCAAAGGCGAAACCTCCGGCCAGGTGGAATTGAACTACCTGAATAATTTCAGGGTGTTACGCTACTCGGAAGTATTGCTGATGGCAGCCGAAGCGATTAACCGCAGCAATGGCGGCGATGCCAAAGCCCAGGATTATTTGAACAGGGTGCGTGCCCGTGCCTTTGGTGATAACCTGCATAACGTAACCGCCACCGGCGATGCACTTAAGCAAGCTATCTGGAACGAACGACGGCTGGAACTGGCTATGGATGGTGATCGCTTTTTCGACTTGGTAAGAACCGGACAGGCAGCTTCAAAACTACAGGGATTTGTGGCAGGCAAGAACGAGTTGTTCCCAATTCCGCAGGAAGAAATCAATGTTTCCGGCATCACTCAAAACCCGGGCTATTAA
- a CDS encoding SusC/RagA family TonB-linked outer membrane protein, whose product MQLKHKFLMGIALLLFFGTEGFAQSLRLTGKVTQKSDGQSLPGASVSVKGTTIGVVTDVNGNYTLNLPQAGGTLVVSFIGMNSIERKVTQAGEQNFVLEENANNTLNEVVVVGYGTQKVTKVSGAISTVKSADIQKLNPVRAEEAIQGRASGVTIVQGGTPGSSPTIAIRGIPSYRGSNPLVVIDGVQQSVDDLNSLNPSDIESISVLKDASATAIYGVKGGNGVIVVSTKTGRKNMKTELTVNSSYGVQEIQRYIGVLNATEYGAMLNEGSVAAGGNVIFPDLSVLGTGTNWQKEVFKTAPLQQHNIGVRGGSETVTYFLSGGYTSQGGIVGGIDKSKFDRGNFTANLDFQLAPKLKFILNTTGVILNSKGIQENSFNSVIGSALNFDPTVSVLNNDPNTIGKYGYSNLLLSEVYNPLTKLDNTYNKNLGSKLYGKFEMQYDILKNLKLSSRFGYTKYDSNAKSFNPLVFYGPQNVDNSLNADGSTVTGRFNSVSHDKVSNFNYTWETFANYNFKIARDHNFETVIGYSLAKTSGNAAGASRQDVPFNSWEFADFTAATGVNSATNTNALTGYYYQYFSRNQSYFARANYDYKERYLASFTARRDGSTAFGVNNKYANFFSGSLGWVVTKESFFNVPFIDFLKVRGSYGTVGNDNTPSQFVRIVTGGPDYGAGANSNGYNFDNVFYPGSTVGSAENRNLGWESQKQANIGFDMTFGHGKFNITADYYEKRVNGLLFQPKGSEILGTVPIPDANIGSTKNNGVDISLGYNDKFGGFKLATNLNITTVKSLVTATNAEGTARITGGSYFNGQSQTVTVFEKGYAPGYFYGYKTAGLFQTAAEIAAAPKQDGAQPGDIRFVDINNDGVINADDRTNIGNPFPNVILGWNLSMSYKNFDFNAFTYASIGNDIYRAYERNANYTNKFRGVLARWTGPNTTNDARNPRYSFTDANSNIRVSDRYVEDGSFVKLKTVQLGYTVPQLMRGKVFKSIRLYAQVRNALTLTKYSGYDPEISGGVLDTGVDRGAYPQPRVYTVGLDIKL is encoded by the coding sequence ATGCAATTAAAACATAAGTTTCTTATGGGTATTGCGTTGCTGCTATTTTTCGGTACCGAGGGCTTCGCGCAATCGTTACGCTTAACCGGCAAAGTAACCCAAAAATCAGACGGGCAAAGCTTGCCCGGTGCTTCTGTATCAGTAAAAGGCACCACAATAGGTGTTGTTACCGATGTTAATGGTAACTACACTTTAAATCTGCCACAAGCAGGCGGAACCCTGGTTGTATCATTTATCGGGATGAATAGCATCGAAAGAAAAGTAACCCAGGCCGGAGAACAGAACTTTGTTCTGGAGGAAAACGCCAACAATACACTAAACGAAGTGGTGGTAGTGGGTTATGGAACGCAGAAAGTAACAAAAGTTTCGGGCGCTATATCCACTGTGAAAAGTGCCGACATCCAAAAGCTTAACCCGGTACGTGCGGAAGAAGCCATACAGGGCCGTGCCTCCGGCGTAACGATTGTGCAGGGCGGTACGCCAGGCTCATCACCCACTATTGCGATCAGGGGTATCCCCTCCTACCGCGGATCAAACCCGCTGGTGGTTATAGATGGGGTGCAGCAATCCGTAGATGACCTTAACTCGCTTAACCCAAGCGATATTGAATCGATCAGCGTATTAAAAGACGCCTCTGCTACAGCTATTTACGGGGTAAAAGGGGGTAACGGCGTTATCGTGGTAAGCACAAAAACCGGCCGTAAGAACATGAAAACGGAGCTTACCGTTAACAGCAGCTACGGCGTACAGGAAATTCAGCGTTACATCGGCGTTCTAAACGCTACGGAATACGGCGCTATGCTGAACGAAGGCAGTGTAGCAGCAGGTGGGAATGTTATTTTTCCCGATTTGTCTGTTTTAGGAACAGGCACCAACTGGCAAAAAGAAGTATTTAAAACCGCACCGCTACAGCAGCATAACATTGGTGTACGCGGCGGCAGCGAAACGGTCACGTACTTTCTTTCCGGCGGCTACACCAGTCAGGGGGGTATCGTTGGTGGTATCGATAAATCAAAATTCGATCGTGGCAACTTCACCGCCAACCTGGATTTTCAACTGGCGCCCAAATTGAAATTCATCTTAAACACCACCGGGGTTATTCTCAATTCGAAAGGAATTCAGGAAAATTCTTTCAATAGTGTTATTGGCAGCGCGCTTAACTTTGATCCCACCGTATCAGTTTTAAACAACGACCCCAATACCATCGGGAAATATGGTTATAGTAACCTGTTACTATCTGAAGTTTATAACCCATTAACCAAACTGGATAATACCTACAACAAAAACCTGGGCAGCAAACTGTATGGTAAATTCGAGATGCAGTATGACATCCTGAAAAATCTGAAACTAAGCAGCAGGTTTGGTTACACTAAGTACGATTCAAACGCAAAATCCTTTAACCCATTGGTTTTTTACGGACCACAAAACGTGGATAACAGCTTGAATGCCGATGGCTCAACCGTAACCGGCAGGTTTAATAGCGTATCGCATGATAAGGTTAGCAACTTTAATTACACCTGGGAAACTTTCGCCAACTACAATTTTAAGATTGCCCGGGACCATAATTTTGAAACGGTTATCGGCTACTCCTTGGCCAAAACATCAGGCAACGCAGCCGGTGCAAGCAGGCAGGATGTACCGTTCAACTCCTGGGAGTTTGCAGATTTCACCGCTGCTACAGGTGTTAACTCAGCTACCAATACCAACGCTTTGACCGGTTACTACTACCAGTATTTCAGCCGTAACCAATCTTATTTTGCCCGCGCTAACTACGATTACAAAGAAAGATACCTGGCATCATTCACCGCCCGCCGCGATGGTTCCACCGCTTTTGGGGTGAACAACAAGTATGCTAACTTCTTCTCCGGATCTTTAGGCTGGGTGGTTACTAAAGAAAGCTTCTTTAATGTGCCTTTTATCGATTTCTTAAAAGTGCGAGGCAGCTACGGTACCGTTGGTAACGATAATACGCCATCGCAATTTGTCAGGATAGTAACCGGCGGCCCGGATTATGGCGCCGGTGCGAACAGCAACGGCTATAACTTCGATAATGTATTTTATCCCGGTTCTACAGTTGGCTCTGCCGAAAACAGGAACCTGGGATGGGAAAGCCAGAAACAAGCCAACATAGGTTTCGACATGACCTTTGGCCACGGCAAGTTTAACATCACTGCCGATTACTATGAAAAACGGGTAAATGGCCTGTTGTTCCAGCCAAAAGGCTCGGAGATTTTGGGCACAGTACCTATCCCGGATGCCAACATAGGGTCTACAAAAAATAACGGTGTTGATATTTCCCTGGGCTATAACGACAAGTTTGGCGGGTTTAAATTAGCTACCAACCTAAATATAACAACTGTAAAAAGCCTGGTTACCGCAACCAATGCCGAAGGTACAGCAAGGATCACCGGCGGATCGTACTTTAACGGCCAATCGCAAACGGTAACTGTTTTTGAAAAAGGCTATGCTCCCGGTTATTTCTACGGCTATAAAACAGCGGGCTTATTCCAAACTGCGGCAGAGATAGCGGCAGCGCCGAAGCAAGACGGTGCCCAACCCGGTGACATCCGCTTTGTGGATATCAATAATGATGGCGTGATCAACGCAGATGACCGAACCAATATTGGTAACCCCTTCCCTAATGTTATTTTAGGATGGAACTTATCCATGAGCTACAAAAATTTCGATTTTAACGCCTTTACCTACGCTTCTATCGGTAACGATATTTACCGTGCTTATGAGCGTAACGCCAACTACACCAACAAATTCCGTGGGGTATTGGCCAGGTGGACAGGACCTAACACCACCAATGATGCCCGTAATCCACGCTATTCATTTACGGATGCCAACAGCAACATCCGCGTGTCAGACAGGTATGTAGAGGATGGCTCATTTGTGAAACTTAAAACGGTACAATTGGGCTACACCGTGCCGCAGCTAATGCGTGGCAAAGTATTTAAAAGTATCCGTCTCTATGCACAGGTACGTAATGCGTTAACCTTAACCAAGTATTCCGGTTACGACCCGGAAATATCTGGCGGCGTGTTAGATACAGGTGTTGACCGCGGCGCTTACCCACAGCCAAGAGTGTACACCGTTGGACTTGACATTAAATTATAA